ACTATCTCTTTAATTCCTTTAACAAGCGCATTTATACTTGCAACTTCTGCAGGATTAGCATCTTCACCTTTCTTAGCATTTCCTATCACATCACCACTAGCACCACTAGCTGCTTCCTTGGCTCCTTCTTCAATCTTACTTATCTTCCCAATAAATTCCTCTACCTTCTCTTTCACCTTCGGATAATGCCCATTCTTTTCTAAAATTTCCCCCAATTTCACTTTCACTACTTTCATTGTATTCTCAATCTTAGTAAAATAAGCTCCTATCTCACTTTTCTTTGTATCTGCCTTTATTCCCAACGTCCCTGTAATCATATCGCCAAAACTAACAAATACATCTAAAAATCCTTTCCCTAAATTTGCTATATCACTCAAAAATACCTTCTCTGGATCCTTACCCCCACTATTACATCCCATCATCATCACCATTAATATCACTACTCTTATTTTCCCCTCTACTTTTTTCTCTTTCTTCATTCTTCTAGCCTCCTTATTTATTATTTTTTTCTAGCTTATCTTTAAAGGAGTAAAAGAAAAAAATATTTGTTATATAAAATACACAATACTGCAAATAAAAAAAGAGAGCTCTTTTGCTCTCATTAACTAAGTTTTTATTAAAAAATTTAATTATATTCTAAACTGTACTAGCTATCTTATTCTTTTATTCATTAATTTTGGCAACAGACCCTTCTCCTTGTTTAATCTCTCCCAATACCTTATTTATCTCTTTTAATCCTTCATCCACTTTATTCCTGATTGCTATTGTCAACGTACTTAATACCTTATTTACTGCACTTGCTACCGCTCCATTGACTGCATTTGCATCTTTAGCACTCTGATTAGCCGCAAATTTACCATCTTTTGCCATTCCTCTCAATGCTATCCCTCCTGCTATTACTGCATCTTTCTTTGCTGATTCCTCTTTAATCTCTTTCTTATCAGCAACAACTGGAGCAATTGCTATCTCTGCTGCATCTCCAGCTTTCTCAATTCCATCATTAACATAATCTTTAGGATCTTCCTTTGATTTCTCTATCGCCCTCAATATATCAGACCCACTTATTGCTCCTATACTTGCCGCTGCCTTTGCAATATTTTCTTCTTTGGCATCAGCCTTACCAGCATCATTAACAAATAGTTTACCAACATCCTTCTTATCATCCCCTGTTTTAGTAGCTCCTGCATCACCCTCATCTTTCTTTAACACTATTCCAACTATTGCCTTTATTCCTTTTACTAATGAAATAACTGAATTCTTGTCAGCTGCCACTGCTGCTTGTCCTGCACTAGTAGCACCACCAATAGCAGTATCACTTGTAGCACCCTTTGCTGCATCCTTTGCTCCCTCTTCGATCTCACTTATCTTCCCAACAAATTCCTCTACCTTCTCTTTCACTTTCTCATATTTCCCATTCTCTTCCAAAATCTTCCCTAATTTCCCTCTCACTTCCTTCATTGTCTCTGCAATCTTACCAAAATATCCACCTATCTCACTTTTCTTTGTTTCCGCCTTTATCCCCAATGTCCCTGTAATCATATCGCCAAAACTCACAAAAACATCTAAAAATCCTTTCCCTAAATTTACCATCTCACTCAAAAACACTTTCTCTGGATCTCTAACTCCCCCACTATTACATCCCATCATCATCACCATCATCATCATCATCACCATTAATATTACTACTCTTATTCTCCCCTCTCCTTTTTTCTCTATCTTCATTCTTTTCGCCTCCTTGTTTTTTCCTTTTTTTATAGCTACTTTATAGCTTTTATTTAAAAGCAAAAAACAAATAAATGAGGCTTTATATAACATACACAATACCGAAAATAAAAAAAGAGAGCTTCATTTAGTGCTCTCTTCACTAATATTTCTACCTAATCATTTTCAACGATATAAATAATATAAATATTACTGCTTCCCTGATGCTTTCGGCTCTCTTGCCTTATCTACTTCTTGCTTTACTTTCTCCAATACATTCTTTACTGTCTTTTTAATTATTTCTTCTACTGCTACTAATAACTTATTTACCGCACTCACTCCCACTCTTTGTACTTCTTCCTTTCCTCCTGCACTACCATCTTCTGCACCTGACGCTAATTTACCTGTCTTAACTAATGATCGTAATGCTATTCCCCCTGCTACAGCTGCTGCTTTTAAAGTAACATTCTGTGCTAAATTATTTCCAGTAGTACCTCCTTTAGCAAAACTCATAGCAGTTGTCTGGGCATCCGGAGCAGATCCTCCTAATACTGCATCTCCTTCATTTGATTTAACTATTGATGCTAACATTTCACTGCCACTTACTGTTGTTAATATTGCCGCTGCTTTTACTGCATCTTGATTTCCTGGCTTATTACCAACAACTGTGGCCAATATCTTAACTCCGTCCTTATTATCTGTTCCATTATTCCCTACTTTGACTGCTGTGTTTCCTACTTCTGGCTCCAAAACACCTTCCTTTTTAGCTATCTCTACTACTCCTTGAAATGCCTTAAAGGCTTTCTTCAACTCATCATCAGCTGGTGTCGTTCCTTGAGCATTACTTGCTGCATCACCTACTTTTTCACTATCACCTATTTTTGCTAACGATTCCACACAACCTCTTAATGTGCTTAAAGTAATCTTAGCCGCATCAACTGCTTCTCTTATTCCCTTATTTAATAAACCTTCTTTGTCAACATCTGCTGATACTTTTACTGCTACTTTCTCTAACTCTTCTGATGCAACACCTATCTTTTCTCCTAGACTGTTAAAATACTTACCTACATCTTCTTTCTTTGTTTCTTTAGTCACACTAAATCCCAAACTCCCTGACACTAACTCTAAAAATGAATAAAATGCATCCCCGGCACTTCTTCCTACTTCCAGCAATACCTCACTTAAACTTTTAGCTCCACTCCCGCCTCCTCCTGCTGCTCCTTCTCCTCCTGCTACTCCCCCACTATTACATCCCATCACCACCATCATCATCACAATCATCAATCCCTTTACTATTCTTTTACTTCCCTTCTCTCTTCCCTTCTCTCTATACTCGCTTATACACTCTTCTATATTTCCTATTCCTTTCTTCTCTTTCATTCCTTTCCTTCGCCTCCTTGTTTTTTTTATTATTTTCTAGCTTTCTTATAGCTTATTTATTAAGAATTAGAAGCAAAAAAATATGACTTATATAACACATACAATACTGCAAACAAAAAAAGAGAGCTTTCTTGCTCTCCCTTTGCCAACATTCTTACATAATAACTTTAACTACATTTCAATATATAATAATTCACCTATTAATTAGATTGATTTTAGAATTGTATCTCATTTTACCTCCAACCTATCAACCTTATTTAACCTTATTCAATATACAATAAATAATTATTGATAAATTATTTATTTTTGATAAAAATAGCAAAAATTATAAAAAATTTGCAAAAAAATTTAAACTTATCCTTTATATAGAAGAAATATTTACTTATTTAAATATCAGCGTTAATAAAATTCCTATAGTTAAAGTAATAATGGTCCCAAACATCCAAGCATGTAATTTAAATGTTCCTTTAACCTCTGATGCGAATTTATCTATCTTAGTATCAAGTTCCATTTTGTTCACTTCCATATCTTTCCTAACAATATCTATTTTAGTATCAAGTTCTTTAATATCTGATTTTAAGCTATTCTCAATAATATCGATTT
This DNA window, taken from Borrelia hispanica CRI, encodes the following:
- a CDS encoding variable large family protein codes for the protein MKIEKKGEGRIRVVILMVMMMMMVMMMGCNSGGVRDPEKVFLSEMVNLGKGFLDVFVSFGDMITGTLGIKAETKKSEIGGYFGKIAETMKEVRGKLGKILEENGKYEKVKEKVEEFVGKISEIEEGAKDAAKGATSDTAIGGATSAGQAAVAADKNSVISLVKGIKAIVGIVLKKDEGDAGATKTGDDKKDVGKLFVNDAGKADAKEENIAKAAASIGAISGSDILRAIEKSKEDPKDYVNDGIEKAGDAAEIAIAPVVADKKEIKEESAKKDAVIAGGIALRGMAKDGKFAANQSAKDANAVNGAVASAVNKVLSTLTIAIRNKVDEGLKEINKVLGEIKQGEGSVAKINE
- a CDS encoding variable large family protein, producing MIVMMMVVMGCNSGGVAGGEGAAGGGGSGAKSLSEVLLEVGRSAGDAFYSFLELVSGSLGFSVTKETKKEDVGKYFNSLGEKIGVASEELEKVAVKVSADVDKEGLLNKGIREAVDAAKITLSTLRGCVESLAKIGDSEKVGDAASNAQGTTPADDELKKAFKAFQGVVEIAKKEGVLEPEVGNTAVKVGNNGTDNKDGVKILATVVGNKPGNQDAVKAAAILTTVSGSEMLASIVKSNEGDAVLGGSAPDAQTTAMSFAKGGTTGNNLAQNVTLKAAAVAGGIALRSLVKTGKLASGAEDGSAGGKEEVQRVGVSAVNKLLVAVEEIIKKTVKNVLEKVKQEVDKAREPKASGKQ